A single region of the Solwaraspora sp. WMMD791 genome encodes:
- a CDS encoding ATP-binding protein — protein sequence MPGAVEQRLLRHGLRYALGLRTVVIGLSSAVYLAVGAAPDPAVAVAVVLALNGWSLGYAVALARGSRRARRWLPLVDVAVVCGACLTQTWTVVSDPRGGSTWVLVVVNLVVVTYPWQVDWPLLASGTVAIVAAYFVGATLADPGGWLADPAIGPWTAAQAALSWGLYRFVRRGARAADRAVDRAAQLRRAAAIAAARRRDEREYLAALHDTAAATLLMVGNGVLTGNSQWLADQARRDLRELRRSADVAQGETDLVPLLRDAATAAVQVTWHTPDRLSLPAADAVALSRSVREALTNVARHAGTDRAEVRADQSPDQVTVSIIDRGVGFDPAQVRPDRYGVTRSLAERMTRIGGQARIDARPGHGTTVTLTCPRTVSEVVGTDQDVIAASFQRGLRWAVVVLSLAILLLLDLPRLLASREAYTSLWPQLLTWAGLTAVTLVVGVATWRDRPLGRWRLPLLALVFGLSALATSSVRPAYLLGPAHWSEGDAGWQVVLLMLDTRVAAFAAVLAAQYLMTFGQAALAGEAALSVAGAVSATWAVLAFQLAIAMIAAVLRAMATSSAKALGAAEQVRTAEAVARHLHADRTDRMSALAATAVPLLDGLARDELDPGDEAVRRSCAAEAARMRRLVAEDTGTADSLAHELRACIELAERNGVTVTFADRGTRRELPPPVRRRLVEPAIAALATARSGTAARLTVASTGRSVTVSVVAVCPPPPPTPTADGVQLSTMVTGGRCWIQATWQGEQ from the coding sequence GTGCCGGGCGCGGTGGAACAGCGGCTTCTCCGTCACGGGCTGCGGTACGCGCTCGGTCTGCGTACGGTCGTGATCGGACTGTCCAGCGCGGTCTACCTGGCCGTCGGCGCCGCACCCGACCCGGCGGTGGCCGTGGCCGTGGTGCTGGCGCTCAACGGCTGGAGTCTGGGCTACGCCGTCGCCCTGGCACGCGGCTCCCGCCGGGCCCGTCGATGGCTGCCGCTGGTCGACGTCGCGGTGGTCTGCGGTGCCTGCCTCACCCAGACCTGGACCGTCGTGTCGGACCCGCGCGGCGGATCGACCTGGGTCCTCGTCGTCGTGAACCTGGTCGTCGTCACCTACCCCTGGCAGGTCGACTGGCCGCTGCTCGCCAGCGGCACCGTCGCGATCGTGGCCGCCTACTTCGTCGGCGCGACCCTGGCCGACCCGGGCGGCTGGCTCGCCGACCCGGCGATCGGTCCCTGGACGGCGGCGCAGGCGGCGCTCTCCTGGGGGCTGTACCGGTTCGTCCGGCGCGGTGCCCGCGCCGCCGACCGGGCCGTCGACCGCGCCGCGCAGCTGCGCCGGGCGGCGGCGATCGCGGCGGCCCGCCGGCGCGACGAACGGGAGTACCTCGCGGCGCTGCACGACACCGCCGCCGCGACCCTGCTGATGGTCGGCAACGGCGTACTGACCGGCAACTCGCAGTGGCTCGCCGACCAGGCCCGCCGCGACCTGCGGGAACTGCGACGCTCCGCGGACGTCGCCCAGGGCGAGACCGACCTGGTCCCGCTGCTGCGTGACGCCGCCACCGCCGCCGTACAGGTCACCTGGCACACCCCCGACCGACTGTCGCTGCCGGCCGCCGACGCCGTGGCGCTCAGCCGCAGCGTCCGCGAGGCGCTGACCAACGTGGCCCGGCACGCCGGTACCGACCGGGCCGAGGTCCGGGCCGACCAGAGCCCCGACCAGGTCACCGTGTCGATCATCGACCGGGGCGTCGGCTTCGACCCGGCCCAGGTCCGCCCCGACCGGTACGGGGTGACCCGCTCCCTTGCCGAGCGGATGACCCGCATCGGCGGTCAGGCCCGGATCGACGCCCGCCCCGGCCACGGCACCACCGTCACCCTGACCTGCCCCCGGACGGTGTCCGAGGTCGTCGGCACCGACCAGGACGTCATCGCCGCCTCGTTCCAGCGGGGACTGCGCTGGGCCGTCGTCGTGCTGAGCCTGGCGATCCTGCTGCTGCTCGACCTGCCCCGGCTGCTGGCCAGCCGCGAGGCGTACACCTCGCTCTGGCCGCAACTGCTCACCTGGGCCGGCCTGACGGCGGTGACCCTGGTCGTGGGCGTCGCCACCTGGCGCGACCGCCCGCTCGGCCGGTGGCGGCTGCCGCTGCTCGCGCTGGTCTTCGGGCTGTCCGCGCTGGCGACCTCCTCGGTGCGCCCGGCGTACCTGCTCGGCCCGGCGCACTGGTCCGAAGGCGACGCCGGCTGGCAGGTCGTGCTGTTGATGTTGGACACCCGGGTCGCAGCCTTCGCTGCCGTCCTCGCCGCCCAGTACCTGATGACGTTCGGGCAGGCCGCTCTCGCCGGCGAGGCCGCCCTGAGCGTCGCCGGTGCGGTCAGCGCCACCTGGGCGGTGCTCGCCTTCCAGCTCGCGATCGCGATGATCGCCGCCGTGCTGCGCGCCATGGCGACCTCGTCGGCGAAGGCGCTGGGCGCCGCCGAGCAGGTACGCACCGCCGAGGCGGTCGCCCGGCACCTGCACGCCGACCGCACCGACCGGATGTCGGCGCTGGCGGCCACCGCCGTACCGCTGCTCGACGGCCTGGCCCGCGACGAGCTTGACCCCGGCGACGAGGCGGTCCGCCGGTCCTGTGCGGCCGAAGCCGCCCGGATGCGTCGGCTCGTCGCCGAGGACACCGGCACCGCCGACTCCCTCGCCCACGAACTACGGGCCTGCATCGAACTGGCCGAACGCAACGGGGTCACGGTGACCTTCGCCGACCGGGGCACCCGCCGCGAGCTGCCGCCGCCGGTGCGCCGGCGGCTCGTCGAGCCGGCGATCGCCGCCCTCGCCACCGCCCGCAGCGGTACGGCGGCCCGGCTCACCGTGGCCAGCACCGGCCGGTCGGTGACCGTCAGCGTCGTCGCCGTCTGCCCGCCCCCGCCGCCGACGCCCACCGCCGACGGGGTCCAGCTGTCCACCATGGTCACCGGCGGTCGGTGCTGGATCCAGGCCACCTGGCAAGGAGAACAATGA
- a CDS encoding helix-turn-helix domain-containing protein, whose translation MSDFDVFLADCPARTTLNLVADTWSVVVVFGLGRGPLRYGELHERIGGISKKMLTQTLRKLERGNLVTRRTLATAPAGVEYRLTDLGQSLLEPVSVLARWAEEHADELAGDDGS comes from the coding sequence ATGAGCGACTTCGACGTGTTCCTCGCCGACTGCCCCGCCCGTACGACGCTGAACCTGGTGGCCGACACCTGGTCGGTCGTCGTGGTGTTCGGGCTGGGGCGCGGCCCGCTACGGTACGGCGAGCTGCACGAGCGGATCGGCGGGATCAGCAAGAAGATGCTCACCCAGACGCTGCGCAAGTTGGAACGCGGCAACCTGGTCACGCGGCGGACCCTGGCGACCGCACCGGCCGGGGTGGAGTACCGGCTGACCGACCTCGGTCAGAGCCTGCTCGAACCGGTGTCGGTGCTGGCCCGGTGGGCCGAGGAGCACGCCGACGAGCTCGCCGGGGACGACGGCTCCTGA
- a CDS encoding SDR family oxidoreductase — translation MARRTIDITIPDLSGKRALVTGASDGMGLVIATRLAAAGAEVIMPVRNRRKGEAAMSVIRSTAPRADVSLRDLDLSSLASVTALSESLLTEDRPINILINNAGVMTPPQRQTTTDGHELQFGTNHLGHFALVGNLLPLLRAGRARVTSQISIAARSGTINWDDLDWKRGYHGQHAYSQSKIAFGLFGLELDRRSQAEGWGITSNLSHPGVAPTSLLAARPEVGRGKDTPQVRLIRALSARGILLGTVETAALPALLAATSPTAKGGVLYGPSGLGNLGGPPVEHRTFSPLLTGDAARVWQVSEQLTRTRIPAG, via the coding sequence ATGGCACGGCGAACGATCGACATCACGATTCCCGACCTGTCCGGGAAGCGGGCGCTGGTCACCGGCGCGAGTGACGGGATGGGCCTGGTGATCGCCACCCGGCTGGCCGCCGCCGGCGCGGAGGTGATCATGCCGGTACGGAATCGCCGCAAGGGCGAGGCGGCGATGTCGGTGATCCGGTCGACGGCCCCGCGCGCGGACGTCTCACTGCGCGATCTCGACCTGTCCAGCCTCGCGTCGGTCACCGCGCTCAGCGAGAGCCTGCTCACGGAGGACCGGCCGATCAACATCCTGATCAACAACGCCGGGGTGATGACACCACCGCAGCGGCAGACGACGACGGACGGGCACGAGCTGCAGTTCGGCACGAACCATCTCGGGCACTTCGCGCTGGTCGGCAACCTGCTGCCGCTGCTGCGGGCGGGGCGGGCCCGGGTGACCTCGCAGATCAGCATCGCGGCCCGCAGCGGCACCATCAACTGGGACGATCTGGACTGGAAACGCGGCTACCACGGGCAGCACGCCTACAGCCAGTCCAAGATCGCGTTCGGGTTGTTCGGGCTGGAGCTGGACCGCCGCAGCCAGGCCGAGGGCTGGGGCATCACCAGCAACCTGTCCCACCCCGGGGTGGCCCCGACCAGCCTGCTCGCCGCCCGCCCGGAGGTCGGTCGCGGTAAGGACACCCCGCAGGTACGGCTGATCCGTGCCCTGTCGGCCCGGGGCATCCTGCTCGGCACCGTCGAGACCGCAGCCCTGCCGGCGCTGCTCGCCGCGACGTCGCCCACCGCGAAAGGCGGTGTGCTGTACGGGCCCAGCGGCCTGGGCAACCTCGGCGGCCCGCCGGTGGAGCACCGGACCTTCTCCCCACTGCTCACCGGAGACGCCGCCCGGGTGTGGCAGGTCTCGGAGCAGCTGACCCGGACCAGGATCCCGGCCGGCTGA
- a CDS encoding NAD(P)-binding domain-containing protein, with protein MRIGIIGAGAMAAALGTRWAAAGHELMVAGRTAGKADELARRWGGRSATVPEVAAFGDVVLVAVRYQQVPAVLAAIGDTLHGTPVVDCTNPVETTHFTLVTEPGRSMAQEIAEATGGHVVKAFNLCEARVWQLDPPMFDGRRLTVPYCGDNAAALELTRRLIADLGGDPLPVGDLRHAHHLEAMAAIVISLLFGGHDPYTVFNLVTTDPGHRHPAQPAR; from the coding sequence ATGAGGATCGGAATCATCGGCGCGGGGGCGATGGCCGCCGCGCTCGGCACCCGGTGGGCGGCGGCCGGCCACGAACTGATGGTCGCGGGCCGCACCGCCGGCAAGGCGGACGAGTTGGCCCGCAGGTGGGGCGGCCGGTCGGCGACCGTACCGGAGGTGGCCGCCTTCGGTGACGTCGTGCTCGTCGCGGTCCGCTACCAGCAGGTGCCGGCGGTGCTGGCCGCCATCGGCGACACGCTGCACGGCACTCCGGTCGTCGACTGCACCAACCCGGTGGAGACCACACACTTCACTCTGGTCACCGAGCCGGGACGGTCGATGGCGCAGGAGATCGCCGAGGCGACCGGGGGGCACGTCGTGAAGGCGTTCAACCTCTGCGAAGCGCGCGTGTGGCAGCTGGACCCGCCGATGTTCGACGGTCGCCGGCTGACCGTTCCCTACTGCGGCGACAATGCCGCCGCGCTGGAGCTGACCCGGCGGCTCATCGCCGACCTCGGTGGTGACCCGCTGCCGGTCGGCGACCTGCGGCACGCCCACCACCTGGAGGCCATGGCGGCGATCGTGATCTCGCTGCTGTTCGGTGGGCACGATCCGTACACGGTGTTCAATCTCGTCACGACGGACCCCGGACACCGGCACCCGGCCCAGCCCGCGAGGTGA
- a CDS encoding response regulator, translating into MITAVVVDDHPVVVAGVRAWCALADPPIEVVAAGPTVAVAWLDPGASADVVVLDLQLDVTGPAYGDLKRLVDAGRQVVVYSMRDDRDSALTALDIGAFTYLTKAEGADHLVAAVTAAAAGTPYTSPALAGAFGTDERPQRPRLSPREHQVLIEWFHSESKEMVAHRLRLTVHRVNSCLERVRVKYANVGREAPTKAALVARALQDGLITTDEL; encoded by the coding sequence ATGATCACTGCGGTAGTCGTGGACGACCACCCCGTCGTCGTCGCCGGGGTGCGTGCCTGGTGCGCACTGGCCGACCCGCCGATCGAGGTCGTCGCCGCCGGCCCCACCGTCGCCGTCGCCTGGCTCGACCCCGGCGCGAGTGCCGACGTGGTCGTCCTCGACCTGCAGCTCGACGTCACCGGACCGGCGTACGGCGATCTGAAACGGCTCGTCGACGCCGGCCGTCAGGTCGTCGTGTACAGCATGCGCGACGACCGGGACAGCGCCCTGACCGCCCTGGACATCGGCGCGTTCACCTACCTCACCAAGGCCGAGGGCGCCGATCACCTGGTCGCCGCGGTCACCGCCGCCGCAGCCGGTACGCCGTACACCTCGCCGGCGCTGGCCGGGGCGTTCGGCACCGACGAACGCCCGCAACGTCCCCGGCTGTCGCCGCGTGAACATCAGGTGCTGATCGAATGGTTCCACTCCGAGTCGAAGGAGATGGTCGCCCACCGGCTGCGCCTGACCGTGCACCGGGTCAACTCCTGCCTGGAACGGGTCCGGGTCAAGTACGCCAACGTCGGCCGGGAGGCGCCGACCAAGGCCGCCCTGGTGGCCCGGGCCCTGCAGGACGGGCTGATCACCACCGACGAACTCTGA
- a CDS encoding trypsin-like peptidase domain-containing protein: MATGMLRWAAATGLTAVLIALTVTVTVQAGQIDQLRDDLAGAQRTAQDTADGTDQRLDSLAGRLAAVEDDAQQAFDPPAVAAAVLPSVFQVIADDFSGSAFAVARPGEAGSGESASGGTGRTNVLTAFHVIESVWTADGRSVQLERDGKRYTAVIADVDPSQDIALLKVDTTFAGLPAAAGPPGPGESVLVVGAPLGLTQTITTGVVSAVRDRTDGPGSVIQFDAPVNPGNSGGPVINTRKEVVGIATAKARDAEGIGLAVPIRTACETFHVC, translated from the coding sequence ATGGCAACGGGGATGCTGCGCTGGGCCGCCGCGACAGGGCTCACGGCCGTACTGATCGCGCTCACGGTGACCGTCACCGTCCAGGCGGGGCAGATCGATCAGCTGCGCGACGATCTGGCCGGGGCGCAGCGGACCGCGCAGGACACCGCCGACGGCACCGACCAGCGGCTGGACAGCCTGGCCGGCCGGCTCGCCGCAGTCGAGGACGACGCCCAGCAGGCCTTCGACCCGCCGGCGGTCGCCGCCGCCGTGCTGCCCAGCGTCTTCCAGGTGATCGCCGACGACTTCTCCGGCAGCGCCTTCGCCGTCGCCCGACCTGGGGAGGCAGGGTCCGGTGAGAGCGCGTCCGGAGGCACCGGCCGGACCAACGTGCTGACCGCCTTCCACGTGATCGAGTCGGTGTGGACGGCCGACGGCAGGTCGGTGCAGCTGGAACGCGACGGCAAGCGGTACACGGCGGTGATCGCCGACGTGGATCCGTCGCAGGACATCGCCCTGCTGAAGGTCGACACCACCTTCGCCGGGCTGCCGGCCGCCGCCGGTCCTCCCGGCCCCGGCGAGAGCGTCCTGGTCGTCGGCGCGCCGCTCGGGCTCACCCAGACCATCACCACCGGCGTGGTCAGCGCGGTCCGGGACCGCACCGACGGCCCCGGATCAGTGATCCAGTTCGACGCGCCGGTCAACCCCGGCAACTCCGGCGGCCCGGTCATCAACACCCGCAAGGAGGTCGTGGGGATCGCCACCGCGAAGGCCCGCGACGCGGAGGGCATCGGACTCGCCGTACCGATCCGGACCGCCTGCGAGACCTTCCACGTCTGCTGA
- a CDS encoding helix-turn-helix transcriptional regulator, with protein MIDRAGLAEFLRSRREALQPEDVGLPRGPRRRTSGLRREEVAALCHMSTDYYSRLERERGPQPSGQMLASIAQGLHLSLDERDHLFRLAGHQPPTRGGGGINEHISPGLLRVLDRLVDTPAEIVTELGETLRQTPLGVALTGDTTRFTGPARSVGYRWFTDPTARDRYAPQEHPFLTRMYASGLRQIVTLRGPDSRAAHLAELLLDSNEEFRQAWDAYEIGVRPHDVKHFVHPQVGALELTCQRLVDPGQAHSLLVYTAIPGSESHDKLHLLSVIGAQPLH; from the coding sequence ATGATCGACCGCGCCGGGCTGGCCGAGTTCCTCCGCAGCCGCCGCGAGGCGCTGCAACCGGAGGACGTCGGCCTGCCGCGTGGCCCCCGCCGACGCACCAGCGGGCTGCGGCGCGAGGAGGTCGCGGCCCTGTGCCACATGTCGACCGACTACTACTCCCGGCTGGAGCGCGAACGCGGGCCGCAGCCGTCGGGTCAGATGCTCGCCTCGATCGCCCAGGGCCTGCACCTGTCACTCGACGAACGGGACCACCTGTTCCGCCTCGCCGGACACCAGCCGCCGACCCGTGGCGGCGGCGGGATCAACGAACACATCAGCCCCGGCCTGCTGCGGGTCCTCGACCGGCTGGTCGACACCCCGGCGGAGATCGTCACCGAACTCGGCGAGACGCTGCGGCAGACCCCGCTGGGGGTCGCCCTCACCGGCGACACCACCCGGTTCACCGGGCCGGCCCGCAGCGTCGGCTACCGGTGGTTCACCGATCCGACCGCCCGGGACCGCTACGCGCCGCAGGAACACCCGTTCCTGACCCGGATGTACGCCTCGGGCCTGCGGCAGATCGTCACCCTGCGCGGCCCCGACTCCCGGGCGGCGCACCTGGCCGAGCTGCTCCTCGACTCCAACGAGGAGTTCCGCCAGGCGTGGGACGCCTACGAGATCGGCGTCCGCCCGCACGACGTCAAACACTTCGTCCACCCGCAGGTCGGCGCCCTGGAGTTGACCTGCCAACGGCTGGTCGACCCCGGACAGGCCCACTCGCTGCTGGTCTACACGGCCATCCCCGGCAGCGAAAGCCACGACAAGCTGCACCTGCTGTCCGTCATCGGCGCCCAGCCGCTGCACTGA